Proteins encoded in a region of the Mariprofundus ferrinatatus genome:
- the hisG gene encoding ATP phosphoribosyltransferase: MSDTRPLTIALSKGRILEQTLPLLEAAGVTLYEDVQKTRKLMVDGDIDGKPVRFLIIRAADVCTYVEQGAADIGVAGRDSLLEYHPHVFEPLDLGIGRCRLCVCGPKALVEAGPPERGSRIRVATKYDQLASDYYMSQGVQAEIIHLYGSMELAPLVGMAERIVDLVETGSTLKANGLIEEITLCDISSRLIVNPASFATRKVQIQPIIEKLRQAVNDRDKG; this comes from the coding sequence ATGTCTGATACCCGACCGTTAACGATTGCCCTCTCAAAAGGGCGCATTCTTGAGCAGACACTACCGCTGCTCGAGGCAGCAGGTGTAACGCTGTATGAGGATGTGCAGAAGACGCGCAAGCTGATGGTGGATGGCGATATCGACGGCAAGCCGGTCCGCTTCCTGATTATTCGTGCCGCGGATGTCTGCACCTATGTTGAGCAGGGCGCTGCAGATATCGGTGTGGCCGGGCGCGATTCTCTTCTCGAATATCACCCGCATGTGTTTGAGCCGCTCGATCTTGGTATCGGACGCTGCAGGCTCTGTGTCTGCGGTCCGAAAGCCCTGGTTGAGGCTGGTCCTCCTGAACGCGGCAGCCGCATCCGGGTAGCAACCAAGTATGATCAGCTGGCAAGTGACTATTACATGTCGCAGGGAGTGCAGGCGGAGATCATACACCTTTACGGCTCAATGGAGCTGGCACCACTGGTGGGCATGGCTGAGCGCATTGTTGATCTGGTTGAAACCGGCAGCACACTCAAGGCTAACGGGCTGATTGAGGAGATTACATTGTGCGACATCTCCAGCCGCCTGATCGTCAATCCGGCCAGCTTCGCCACGCGTAAGGTGCAGATTCAGCCGATCATTGAGAAGCTTAGGCAAGCAGTAAACGATAGAGATAAGGGATAA
- the murA gene encoding UDP-N-acetylglucosamine 1-carboxyvinyltransferase, whose product MDKIIIQGGNVLSGTIEASGAKNAALPLLAASILVDGPVTYHRIPHLKDISTMMTLLAWQGADVAYDDQYCLHVDTRPASKSEAPYELVKTMRASSLVLGPLLARFGEAKVSLPGGCAIGARPIDMHLKGLEAMGAEIEVEQGDIIARAPNGLSGAHIVFDQVTVTGTENLMMAAVLAKGVTVLDNAAREPEIVNLAESLRGLGAKIEGDGSNSIRIEGVDRLESGEMTTIGDRIEAATYLAAGLITGGDVTVTQIDPSMLEAFLARVRDTGALVETGEDYIRCKAQGRLKAVDIHTLPHPGFPTDLQAQFLALMTLADGTSVIRETIFENRFMHVQELARMGARIRLDGNTAVVTGQEKISGAPVMATDLRASASLVLAGLAATGETTISRVYHIDRGYERIEEKLSRLGARIERHSASENWVQGAR is encoded by the coding sequence ATGGATAAAATCATCATTCAGGGTGGCAATGTGCTGTCCGGAACAATCGAAGCCAGTGGCGCAAAAAATGCGGCGCTGCCGCTGCTTGCCGCATCGATCCTTGTCGATGGCCCCGTCACCTATCACCGCATCCCGCACCTGAAAGATATATCTACGATGATGACACTGCTGGCATGGCAGGGTGCAGATGTTGCTTATGATGACCAGTACTGCCTGCATGTAGACACGCGACCCGCCTCCAAGTCCGAGGCGCCTTACGAACTGGTGAAGACCATGCGCGCCTCCTCACTCGTGCTCGGCCCGCTGCTGGCCCGCTTCGGCGAGGCGAAGGTGAGTCTGCCGGGTGGCTGTGCCATCGGCGCACGTCCTATCGACATGCATCTGAAAGGCCTTGAGGCGATGGGGGCCGAGATCGAGGTTGAGCAGGGCGATATTATCGCCCGTGCCCCGAACGGCCTCTCTGGCGCACATATCGTATTCGATCAGGTGACAGTGACTGGTACTGAGAACCTGATGATGGCTGCCGTGTTGGCGAAGGGTGTCACGGTTCTCGATAACGCAGCGCGTGAGCCTGAGATCGTCAATCTGGCTGAGTCACTGCGCGGTCTCGGGGCGAAAATCGAGGGCGATGGATCGAACAGCATCAGGATCGAGGGTGTCGACCGTCTTGAAAGTGGTGAGATGACCACGATCGGCGACCGAATTGAAGCGGCTACCTATCTGGCTGCCGGGCTGATTACCGGCGGGGATGTGACCGTAACCCAGATTGACCCTTCCATGCTTGAGGCATTTCTGGCTCGGGTGCGCGACACCGGTGCGCTTGTTGAAACCGGCGAGGATTATATCCGCTGCAAGGCGCAGGGGCGGCTGAAGGCAGTGGATATCCACACGCTTCCGCATCCCGGCTTCCCTACCGACCTGCAGGCTCAGTTTCTGGCGCTGATGACGTTGGCCGATGGAACCAGTGTGATCCGTGAGACGATCTTTGAGAACCGCTTCATGCATGTGCAGGAGCTGGCCCGCATGGGTGCCAGGATAAGGCTTGACGGTAATACCGCTGTGGTGACCGGTCAGGAAAAGATATCCGGCGCTCCGGTGATGGCAACCGATCTGCGCGCGTCCGCATCACTGGTGCTGGCAGGGTTGGCAGCAACAGGTGAGACCACCATTTCCCGCGTTTACCATATTGACCGCGGTTATGAACGAATTGAAGAGAAGTTGAGCCGGCTCGGAGCGAGAATCGAGCGGCACAGTGCCAGTGAGAACTGGGTGCAGGGAGCACGCTGA
- the hisF gene encoding imidazole glycerol phosphate synthase subunit HisF translates to MLSKRIIPCLDVAHGRVVKGVQFVDIIDAGDPVEAAVKYDQQGADELCFLDIRASHESRDTLYHMVTEVAEHVFMPLTVGGGVKALSDIENLLHAGADKVSINTAAIFTPELVKEAAERFGSSTIVVAVDAKRVEDHWECFTHGGRKPTGINAVEWAKRMSDYGAGEILLTSMDADGTKNGYDIPLTRAVSDAITANVVASGGVGTLEHMAEGLKAGGADAVLAASIFHFGTYTIAEAKAFLAAQGIPVRI, encoded by the coding sequence ATGCTGAGCAAACGCATCATTCCCTGCCTTGATGTGGCACACGGCCGTGTTGTAAAAGGTGTTCAGTTTGTCGATATCATCGATGCGGGCGATCCGGTTGAAGCTGCGGTCAAGTATGATCAGCAGGGGGCGGATGAGCTCTGTTTTCTCGACATTCGCGCCAGCCACGAGAGCCGCGACACCCTCTATCACATGGTGACCGAGGTGGCGGAACACGTATTCATGCCGCTTACCGTTGGCGGAGGTGTGAAGGCGCTCTCCGACATCGAGAACCTGCTGCATGCCGGAGCCGACAAGGTCTCTATCAATACCGCTGCGATCTTTACACCAGAACTGGTCAAAGAGGCGGCTGAGCGTTTCGGCTCTTCCACGATTGTCGTGGCGGTTGATGCCAAGCGCGTCGAGGATCATTGGGAGTGTTTCACCCATGGCGGCCGCAAGCCGACCGGCATCAATGCAGTGGAGTGGGCCAAGCGCATGTCCGATTATGGTGCAGGAGAGATACTGCTCACCAGCATGGATGCCGACGGCACCAAGAACGGCTACGACATTCCGCTTACGCGTGCCGTATCCGATGCCATTACCGCCAATGTAGTGGCCTCAGGCGGTGTCGGAACACTCGAGCATATGGCTGAAGGGCTGAAGGCGGGCGGAGCCGACGCGGTACTGGCTGCCTCTATCTTCCATTTTGGTACCTACACCATCGCCGAGGCCAAGGCCTTTCTTGCTGCGCAGGGGATTCCCGTCCGTATTTGA
- a CDS encoding homoserine kinase: MSVYTELTRSDVSDILADYNLGTLTSFEGIAAGIENSNFFVETEGSENSARFVLTIFERMNAEELPYFMRLMHHLAHHGLACPDVMQRKDGSSLFEIHGKQGCIVSCLSGRTLDELNKEQLFSSGRVLAQLHLAGAEFEERRGNPTGMPWLEEKIAEVLDGTRSTYGEEAARLLTNELAFQQSCCWDSLPKGVIHGDLFVDNILFEGNNASGVIDFYYSHDAPYAMDIAISLNAQAVLLCEDDNARIEAFLDGYTSLRPLDEEEKLALPLLLRLGALRFWVSRLYDALFPRGGAMTQTKDPEEYRHKLLYHRHI, encoded by the coding sequence ATGTCCGTCTATACCGAACTCACCAGATCCGATGTTTCTGATATTCTCGCTGATTACAATCTCGGCACACTGACCTCATTTGAAGGCATTGCTGCAGGCATAGAGAACAGTAATTTCTTTGTCGAAACCGAGGGGAGTGAAAACAGCGCCCGCTTTGTCCTGACCATTTTCGAACGCATGAATGCAGAAGAGCTCCCCTATTTCATGCGCCTGATGCATCACCTCGCCCACCATGGCCTGGCATGTCCTGATGTCATGCAGCGCAAAGATGGATCATCGCTCTTCGAAATTCATGGCAAGCAGGGGTGCATTGTTTCATGCCTGAGCGGCCGGACGCTTGACGAACTGAACAAAGAGCAGCTCTTCTCTTCGGGACGTGTACTGGCACAACTCCATCTGGCCGGCGCTGAATTTGAGGAGCGGCGCGGCAATCCGACCGGCATGCCATGGCTTGAGGAGAAGATTGCAGAGGTGCTCGACGGTACTCGAAGCACCTATGGTGAAGAAGCAGCCCGACTTCTAACGAACGAGCTGGCCTTTCAGCAATCCTGCTGCTGGGATTCACTGCCAAAAGGGGTGATTCACGGCGACCTCTTTGTCGACAATATTCTTTTTGAAGGCAACAACGCTTCGGGGGTGATCGATTTCTACTATTCCCATGATGCTCCCTATGCGATGGATATTGCCATCTCGCTTAATGCACAGGCTGTGCTGCTCTGTGAAGATGACAATGCGCGCATCGAAGCCTTTCTTGATGGCTATACTTCACTGCGGCCGCTGGATGAGGAGGAGAAGCTGGCGCTTCCACTGCTGCTCAGGCTTGGCGCATTGCGTTTCTGGGTATCCCGCCTCTACGATGCCCTGTTCCCTCGCGGAGGAGCCATGACCCAGACCAAGGATCCGGAGGAGTATCGCCACAAGCTTCTCTACCACCGCCATATTTAG
- the hisA gene encoding 1-(5-phosphoribosyl)-5-[(5-phosphoribosylamino)methylideneamino]imidazole-4-carboxamide isomerase encodes MESIKTFELIPAIDLKGGHCVRLKQGRMDDATDYGDDPAAMAAHWQSLGATRLHVVDLDGAFAGKPANRAAIRGICDALDIPVQLGGGLRDLAMIEGTLNLGINRVILGSIAVSNPSLVEEACKAFPGQICVGIDAKGGMVAVHGWDDVTDVKAVDLARKFEDAGVSAIIYTDIARDGMLTGPNIEETVNLAKAISIPVIVSGGVARMDDVAACAAHVNDGICGAITGRAIYEGTIDFAEAMKVLGA; translated from the coding sequence ATGGAATCCATAAAGACGTTCGAACTTATTCCCGCCATCGACCTGAAAGGGGGGCACTGCGTGCGACTGAAGCAGGGGCGCATGGATGATGCCACCGACTACGGCGATGATCCGGCCGCCATGGCTGCCCACTGGCAGTCGCTGGGAGCCACGCGCCTGCATGTGGTGGACCTTGATGGCGCTTTTGCCGGCAAGCCGGCCAACCGGGCGGCCATTCGCGGCATCTGCGACGCCCTCGATATCCCGGTTCAGCTTGGTGGTGGACTGCGTGACCTTGCGATGATTGAAGGTACGCTGAACCTTGGCATCAATCGTGTAATTCTCGGTTCGATTGCAGTCTCCAATCCATCGCTGGTGGAAGAGGCGTGCAAGGCATTCCCAGGGCAGATATGTGTCGGCATCGATGCCAAAGGCGGCATGGTTGCCGTACATGGATGGGATGATGTCACCGATGTGAAGGCGGTTGATCTGGCGCGCAAGTTCGAAGATGCAGGCGTATCGGCGATCATCTACACCGACATTGCCCGTGACGGCATGCTGACCGGCCCGAACATCGAGGAGACGGTGAATCTGGCCAAGGCGATCTCCATTCCGGTGATTGTCTCCGGCGGCGTGGCAAGGATGGACGATGTGGCCGCCTGCGCAGCGCACGTTAATGACGGCATCTGCGGTGCCATTACCGGTCGAGCGATTTATGAGGGAACTATCGACTTTGCAGAGGCCATGAAGGTTCTTGGCGCATGA
- the hisD gene encoding histidinol dehydrogenase, whose protein sequence is MSNILRLDSQQEGFAEKLDALLSREADTGADVQDLVAGILADVKKRGNAALCEYTERFDGWACTGETIEISRERMEKAWNAVSDMDREALQLSVDRIRAYHEHQQQDDWEYTDSVGMTLGQRITPLDRVGLYVPGGKAAYPSSVLMNAVPAVVAGVEEIVMVVPTPGGEINELVLAAAFVSGVQRGFAVGGAQAVAALAYGTETIPAVDKIVGPGNKFVAAAKRQVFGTCGIDMIAGPSEIVVVADGGDPAWIAADFLSQAEHDEAAQSILVSTDAHLLVEVARSIEAHLQVLPRSKIARASVESHGALIHVQNWEEAADVVNVIAPEHLELALENPDEILPMIKHAGAIFIGHFVPEALGDYIAGPNHVLPTNRTARFSSPLGVYDFQKRSSVIRATRAAVEAIGPAAAHLAHREGLQAHALTLELRLKEKA, encoded by the coding sequence ATGAGCAACATTCTTCGACTGGATTCGCAGCAGGAGGGCTTTGCAGAAAAGCTGGATGCACTGCTATCACGCGAGGCCGATACAGGTGCCGATGTACAGGATCTGGTAGCGGGCATTCTTGCCGACGTCAAAAAGCGCGGTAATGCGGCTCTTTGTGAATATACCGAACGTTTTGATGGCTGGGCCTGTACGGGTGAAACCATTGAGATCAGCCGCGAACGTATGGAAAAGGCGTGGAATGCCGTATCCGATATGGATCGCGAAGCCCTACAGCTCTCCGTTGATCGCATCCGCGCCTATCACGAGCATCAGCAGCAGGATGACTGGGAGTATACCGACAGCGTCGGCATGACACTCGGACAGCGTATCACCCCGCTGGACCGCGTCGGTCTCTATGTGCCGGGAGGCAAGGCCGCTTATCCATCTTCGGTGCTGATGAATGCCGTGCCTGCCGTGGTGGCCGGCGTTGAAGAGATCGTCATGGTGGTTCCGACGCCGGGTGGTGAGATCAACGAACTGGTGCTGGCCGCGGCATTCGTCTCCGGCGTGCAGCGCGGTTTCGCGGTAGGCGGTGCGCAGGCGGTTGCAGCCCTTGCTTATGGTACTGAAACCATTCCTGCCGTTGATAAGATCGTTGGTCCCGGCAACAAGTTCGTAGCAGCGGCCAAGCGACAGGTGTTCGGCACCTGTGGTATCGACATGATTGCAGGCCCTTCCGAGATTGTGGTTGTGGCCGATGGCGGTGATCCGGCATGGATTGCTGCCGATTTCCTCTCGCAGGCCGAGCATGATGAAGCGGCGCAGAGCATCCTGGTTTCCACAGACGCCCATCTTCTCGTTGAAGTGGCCCGCTCGATCGAGGCGCACCTGCAGGTGTTGCCGCGCAGCAAGATTGCGCGAGCCTCTGTCGAGTCGCACGGCGCGCTGATTCATGTGCAGAACTGGGAAGAGGCGGCAGATGTCGTTAATGTGATTGCTCCCGAGCATCTGGAGCTGGCACTTGAGAATCCGGACGAAATCCTGCCGATGATCAAACATGCCGGAGCGATCTTTATCGGCCATTTCGTGCCGGAGGCGCTCGGCGATTATATTGCAGGCCCGAACCATGTTCTTCCGACCAACCGCACGGCCCGTTTCTCCAGTCCGCTGGGTGTGTATGACTTCCAGAAGCGCAGTAGCGTGATTCGCGCCACGCGCGCGGCCGTAGAGGCAATCGGTCCGGCTGCAGCACACCTGGCGCACCGAGAGGGACTGCAGGCGCATGCGCTGACCCTTGAGCTACGCCTGAAAGAGAAAGCATGA
- the hisC gene encoding histidinol-phosphate transaminase → MIRNDIKALSAYHVPDSSGMIKLDAMENPFSMPDDLRKQWAEKLAGVDINRYPDADMYKLRAKIASHEGVEPEQVLLGNGSDEIIQMILIATVPGTCVIPSPTFVMYNLVSQWLKRPVATVPLAEDFTMKEEHFLQVCAREKAVVAFLACPNNPTGNLWRQDKVEMIARGMSGMLVIDEAYGPFSERTHNHLIGPNVMVLKTFSKVGWAGLRMGYLLGDAEVIAQLNKVRMPYNINALTQASATFLLDHFDVFEKQVAELRDERERMAAALADMKGIEIFPSQANFLLVRVENSNAVFESLRQAGILIKNMHGSDRLLDNCLRITVGSHEENDAVLAAMRGIVA, encoded by the coding sequence ATGATAAGAAACGATATCAAAGCGCTATCGGCATATCACGTGCCGGACAGCAGCGGCATGATTAAGCTCGATGCGATGGAGAATCCTTTCTCCATGCCGGATGATTTGCGTAAACAGTGGGCAGAGAAACTGGCAGGCGTGGATATCAACCGTTATCCGGATGCCGATATGTATAAGCTGAGGGCCAAGATTGCCAGCCATGAAGGCGTGGAGCCTGAGCAGGTGCTGCTGGGCAACGGTTCGGATGAAATCATTCAGATGATCCTGATTGCCACTGTTCCGGGAACATGTGTGATACCGAGCCCGACATTCGTCATGTATAATCTGGTTTCACAGTGGCTGAAGCGCCCTGTGGCGACAGTACCTCTGGCTGAAGATTTCACCATGAAAGAGGAACACTTTTTGCAGGTGTGTGCACGCGAGAAGGCTGTGGTTGCTTTCCTTGCCTGCCCGAACAATCCGACAGGCAATCTTTGGCGTCAGGATAAGGTCGAAATGATTGCCCGGGGAATGAGCGGCATGCTGGTCATTGACGAGGCTTATGGCCCGTTTTCTGAGCGCACCCACAACCATCTTATCGGCCCCAATGTGATGGTGTTGAAGACCTTTTCAAAGGTGGGCTGGGCAGGCTTGCGAATGGGTTACCTGCTAGGTGATGCAGAGGTGATTGCACAGCTGAACAAGGTGCGTATGCCATACAATATCAATGCCCTGACTCAGGCTTCGGCAACCTTCCTGCTGGACCATTTCGATGTGTTTGAGAAGCAGGTGGCTGAGCTCCGCGATGAGCGTGAACGCATGGCGGCAGCACTGGCTGATATGAAGGGCATTGAAATATTCCCTTCCCAGGCCAATTTCCTGCTGGTCAGGGTGGAGAATTCGAATGCTGTGTTCGAGTCGCTAAGGCAGGCCGGTATCCTGATTAAGAACATGCATGGTTCAGACAGGCTGCTGGATAACTGTCTGCGCATCACGGTCGGCAGTCATGAAGAGAATGATGCGGTACTGGCCGCAATGAGGGGGATAGTGGCATGA
- a CDS encoding diguanylate cyclase, which yields MTLRKKSFWFTAVVSFVLIVIFSVLTIQSFNYFSMGTIREQGRMAAEMLRITLTEQMRTGVIEEREMLLKRMRTIPGLVDVRVMRGEPVIHQFGPGKNGEQARLDMEKRVLATGKWEESLIAVDDAPVYRITIPYIASSTGTLNCMQCHDVPEGAVNGAVTLGFSLEEMEKSEALAIVPIVLLLIVFGLALGYFLKRLLKPVVATAESLRGVVVQAEKGDFSGRITAASSDEIGEIATQTNNLMDTLEQSMGKISASISSLGDRTSTSNNGQNLLTHTVHVVDEMVGAARFKQAVEDDLDLDEIYARIRRVMGEHFELTSFSFYSIDGETEGLKPQFVEGVEGEAGLWCDPEILVSPQACRAKRTAGCVSSINNPQICSRFCGGEQKHVCIPMMLSGRVGGILQVVMSEDDVQRLPDIEQTASIYLNEAAPVIEARQLMQSLKDTAMRDPMTGLYNRRFLEDYIEVLAANTIRQKSTLGVLMVDVDFFKQVNDNYGHDVGDQVIKGLAELLKNTIRTSDLAIRFGGEEFMVLLPDTDADGCMLLAERIRKEMEGTQFATPQGSLKKTLSVGIALFPGEKSEGFWATVKFADIALYQAKEQGRNRTLMFESSMWDEGGEY from the coding sequence ATGACGCTGCGAAAGAAGAGTTTCTGGTTTACTGCGGTTGTCTCCTTTGTGTTGATCGTTATTTTTTCGGTGCTGACGATCCAGTCTTTCAACTATTTCAGCATGGGAACCATTCGTGAGCAGGGTCGCATGGCTGCTGAGATGCTGCGAATCACGCTGACCGAGCAGATGCGTACGGGGGTGATAGAAGAGCGCGAGATGCTACTCAAGCGGATGCGTACAATTCCGGGGTTGGTGGATGTTCGTGTGATGCGAGGGGAGCCTGTCATTCATCAGTTCGGGCCCGGGAAAAATGGTGAACAGGCCAGGCTCGATATGGAGAAGCGGGTGCTTGCTACTGGCAAGTGGGAGGAGTCTCTGATTGCTGTGGATGACGCTCCGGTCTACCGAATTACAATCCCCTATATAGCCAGCAGTACAGGGACGCTAAACTGCATGCAGTGCCATGATGTTCCCGAGGGAGCGGTTAACGGCGCGGTTACGCTTGGCTTTTCGCTTGAAGAGATGGAGAAATCTGAGGCCCTTGCGATTGTGCCAATTGTACTTCTTCTGATTGTGTTTGGCTTAGCGCTTGGCTATTTCCTCAAGCGCCTGCTCAAGCCTGTGGTCGCCACTGCTGAGAGCTTGCGAGGTGTAGTGGTTCAGGCTGAGAAGGGTGACTTCTCGGGGCGTATTACGGCAGCCAGTAGCGATGAGATCGGAGAGATCGCGACGCAGACCAACAATTTGATGGATACGCTGGAGCAGAGCATGGGCAAGATTTCTGCGTCAATCAGTTCCCTTGGCGATCGCACAAGCACCAGTAATAATGGACAGAACCTGTTGACCCACACCGTGCATGTTGTTGACGAGATGGTTGGGGCTGCACGTTTCAAGCAGGCGGTTGAGGATGATCTCGACCTGGATGAGATATATGCACGAATCCGCCGCGTGATGGGGGAGCATTTCGAGCTCACTAGCTTTTCCTTTTACAGCATTGATGGTGAGACGGAGGGGTTGAAGCCTCAGTTCGTTGAAGGGGTGGAAGGAGAGGCTGGGCTCTGGTGTGACCCGGAGATACTTGTCTCTCCCCAGGCGTGTAGGGCAAAACGGACGGCTGGCTGCGTGTCCAGTATTAATAATCCGCAGATATGTAGTCGCTTCTGCGGAGGTGAACAGAAGCATGTCTGTATCCCGATGATGCTCTCCGGGCGCGTAGGGGGAATTTTGCAGGTTGTCATGTCCGAGGATGATGTTCAGCGTCTTCCCGACATTGAGCAGACAGCTAGCATCTATCTTAACGAAGCGGCACCTGTAATTGAGGCGCGCCAGCTGATGCAATCTCTGAAAGATACCGCCATGAGGGATCCGATGACGGGCCTCTACAATCGACGCTTCCTAGAGGATTACATTGAGGTGCTGGCTGCCAATACGATTCGCCAGAAGTCGACACTCGGCGTACTTATGGTTGATGTCGATTTCTTCAAACAGGTGAACGACAACTATGGCCATGATGTTGGTGACCAGGTAATCAAGGGTCTTGCCGAACTGCTTAAGAACACAATTCGCACCTCTGATCTGGCTATTCGTTTCGGTGGCGAGGAGTTTATGGTGTTGCTGCCTGATACGGATGCCGATGGCTGCATGCTGCTTGCTGAGAGGATTCGTAAGGAGATGGAGGGCACGCAGTTTGCAACGCCTCAGGGGTCGCTGAAGAAGACGCTCTCTGTTGGTATTGCACTCTTCCCCGGCGAGAAAAGCGAGGGGTTCTGGGCCACAGTGAAGTTCGCCGACATTGCACTCTATCAAGCCAAGGAGCAGGGCAGAAATCGAACATTGATGTTTGAGAGTTCAATGTGGGACGAAGGCGGGGAGTACTGA
- the hisB gene encoding imidazoleglycerol-phosphate dehydratase HisB: protein MSREAAIERTTKETSIKLSLNLDGSGSADLNSSIPFLDHMLEQIARHGLIDLNVDAKGDLEIDAHHTVEDIGICLGEALREAVGNKAGIVRYGHAYVPLDEALSRVVLDFSGRPGLEYNIQFPKETVGGFDVELFKEFFQAVANHGRITLHIDAIRGDNNHHIIETVFKAFGRALRMALESDPRQSGIPSTKGAL from the coding sequence ATGAGTCGAGAGGCAGCAATTGAACGCACCACCAAAGAGACTTCGATCAAACTGAGCCTGAATCTGGATGGATCGGGCAGTGCCGATCTTAACTCCTCGATTCCGTTTCTGGATCACATGCTTGAGCAGATTGCGCGCCATGGCTTGATTGATCTGAATGTCGATGCCAAGGGAGATCTTGAGATTGATGCGCATCATACGGTCGAGGATATCGGCATCTGTCTCGGTGAGGCACTCAGGGAAGCGGTTGGCAACAAGGCCGGCATCGTGCGCTATGGACATGCATATGTGCCGCTTGATGAGGCGTTGTCGCGTGTCGTACTCGATTTTTCAGGACGTCCGGGCCTTGAGTACAATATTCAATTCCCGAAAGAGACAGTCGGTGGTTTTGATGTGGAGCTGTTCAAGGAGTTTTTTCAGGCGGTTGCCAACCATGGACGCATCACGCTGCATATCGATGCGATTCGTGGCGATAACAACCACCACATCATCGAGACCGTATTCAAGGCATTCGGCCGTGCACTGCGCATGGCGCTTGAGTCCGATCCGCGCCAGTCAGGCATTCCGAGCACCAAAGGCGCCCTCTGA
- the hisH gene encoding imidazole glycerol phosphate synthase subunit HisH codes for MKVGLINYGMGNLHSVAKALEKAGGEVELVADAEALKQCDRIVLPGVGAFRDCIGALKASGMETAIRSEVNAGKPFLGICLGMQVLMDLSYEFGRYSGMGLIPGVVRGFPEDHAARGFKIPHMGWNDVIFSSEKEKHPVLQPLEGKQVYYVHSYCCMPENPDHLLAACSYGDYPFAAAIGRDNIVGVQFHPEKSQGAGLALLEAFLQWNP; via the coding sequence ATGAAAGTAGGACTTATTAATTACGGCATGGGCAACCTGCACTCGGTGGCCAAGGCACTGGAAAAGGCCGGCGGCGAGGTTGAACTGGTTGCCGATGCCGAAGCACTGAAACAGTGCGACCGTATCGTTTTGCCGGGGGTGGGTGCATTCCGCGACTGTATCGGAGCGCTGAAAGCCAGCGGCATGGAGACGGCAATCAGAAGTGAAGTTAATGCAGGCAAGCCGTTTCTCGGTATCTGCCTCGGCATGCAGGTGCTGATGGACCTCTCTTATGAATTTGGCAGGTATTCCGGCATGGGCCTTATTCCCGGTGTGGTCAGGGGATTTCCTGAGGATCACGCGGCACGCGGCTTCAAGATTCCGCACATGGGCTGGAATGATGTGATCTTCTCATCTGAAAAAGAGAAGCATCCGGTGCTGCAGCCTCTGGAGGGTAAGCAGGTGTATTATGTGCACTCTTACTGCTGCATGCCCGAGAATCCGGATCACCTGCTTGCGGCCTGCTCCTACGGCGACTACCCGTTCGCAGCCGCGATCGGTCGTGACAACATTGTGGGTGTGCAGTTCCACCCGGAAAAAAGTCAGGGCGCTGGCCTGGCACTACTGGAGGCATTCCTGCAATGGAATCCATAA